One part of the Lemur catta isolate mLemCat1 chromosome 13, mLemCat1.pri, whole genome shotgun sequence genome encodes these proteins:
- the CFAP97D2 gene encoding uncharacterized protein CFAP97D2 isoform X1: MEGAPRPLRPRGGEHLQRAWEKAYQDHRRKVQAARPLVDAGAPRPCLHLQLKLKRLQLEQERLSVIERDNRLLLEKVARVMRTRGQTDSRHDSTHGRHFSRQDTQGPISA; the protein is encoded by the exons ATGGAGGGAGCCCCCCGGCCCCTGCGCCCCCGCGGCGGGGAGCACCTGCAGCGTGCGTGGGAGAAAGCCTACCAGGACCACAGGAGAAAG GTCCAGGCCGCCAGGCCGCTGGTGGACGCCGGCGCCCCACGACCCTGCCTGCACCTGCAGCTGAAACTCAAGAGGCTGCAG CTGGAGCAGGAGCGGCTCTCGGTCATCGAGAGGGACAACCGCCTGCTGCTGGAGAAGGTGGCCCGTGTCATGAGGACCCGGGGACAGACGGACAGCAGACACGACTCCACGCACGGGAG GCATTTCTCCAGACAAGATACACAAGGGCCAATAAGCGCATGA
- the CFAP97D2 gene encoding uncharacterized protein CFAP97D2 isoform X2, protein MEGAPRPLRPRGGEHLQRAWEKAYQDHRRKVQAARPLVDAGAPRPCLHLQLKLKRLQLEQERLSVIERDNRLLLEKVARVMRTRGQTDSRHDSTHGRN, encoded by the exons ATGGAGGGAGCCCCCCGGCCCCTGCGCCCCCGCGGCGGGGAGCACCTGCAGCGTGCGTGGGAGAAAGCCTACCAGGACCACAGGAGAAAG GTCCAGGCCGCCAGGCCGCTGGTGGACGCCGGCGCCCCACGACCCTGCCTGCACCTGCAGCTGAAACTCAAGAGGCTGCAG CTGGAGCAGGAGCGGCTCTCGGTCATCGAGAGGGACAACCGCCTGCTGCTGGAGAAGGTGGCCCGTGTCATGAGGACCCGGGGACAGACGGACAGCAGACACGACTCCACGCACGGGAG GAACTGA